The following proteins come from a genomic window of Acetivibrio cellulolyticus CD2:
- a CDS encoding dockerin type I repeat-containing protein, which translates to MKKCLKVLLFSALVVSQLSTALTAHADSTLFKESEKFDDPGNYIMHAYVLIGDLDFNNSFNVLDLAYSRKILLGMVSQPIDECTIAAFDMNEDGKTDSIDFALQRKMILNPSLYSPKYKEVSVPLKGYDLDRDGLIDDDDIALGNVFIEKFKYGLSQEMYKCRHLSDSYPWTEIEYTGEIALKDYTIFLNVATITKDYVYTPSNGYEITQFGPEEIGSYIIALDGPSTEETQTELKKYIVNEFDYLPDYAYLARINTEDVEIVKNLPHVLDVIVFQDEYKVSETAKSVSGTLKINVVFWETPESLDDIAASVGATVVFGSGEHAALMISADKIPELCKLNEVKYIEKYPNLRFD; encoded by the coding sequence ATGAAAAAGTGTTTAAAAGTATTACTATTTTCAGCTTTAGTAGTTTCACAGTTGAGTACTGCATTGACAGCGCATGCTGATAGTACTCTATTTAAGGAAAGTGAAAAGTTTGATGACCCAGGCAATTATATTATGCATGCTTATGTACTTATTGGAGATTTAGATTTTAATAATTCTTTCAATGTGCTGGATTTGGCGTACTCAAGAAAAATTCTTTTAGGAATGGTAAGTCAACCAATAGATGAATGTACGATAGCTGCATTTGATATGAATGAGGACGGCAAAACTGATTCCATTGACTTTGCTCTTCAACGAAAAATGATATTGAATCCGAGCTTATATTCACCTAAGTATAAAGAAGTAAGTGTACCATTAAAAGGATACGATCTTGATAGGGATGGATTAATTGACGATGATGACATCGCTTTAGGGAATGTATTTATTGAAAAATTCAAATATGGTTTATCGCAAGAAATGTATAAGTGTAGGCATTTATCTGATTCATATCCGTGGACGGAAATTGAATACACTGGTGAAATTGCACTTAAAGACTATACGATTTTTCTGAATGTGGCTACAATAACAAAAGATTATGTTTATACGCCTTCAAATGGCTATGAAATAACACAGTTTGGTCCTGAGGAAATAGGGAGTTATATTATTGCACTAGATGGCCCCTCAACTGAAGAAACTCAAACAGAGCTTAAAAAATACATTGTTAATGAATTTGATTATTTGCCTGACTACGCTTATTTAGCAAGAATAAATACTGAAGATGTTGAAATAGTTAAGAACCTGCCACATGTGCTAGATGTTATTGTATTTCAGGATGAGTATAAAGTTAGCGAAACTGCAAAAAGTGTAAGTGGTACACTGAAAATTAATGTAGTCTTTTGGGAAACTCCAGAGTCCTTAGACGATATTGCAGCATCTGTTGGAGCAACTGTCGTTTTTGGCTCAGGCGAACATGCTGCATTAATGATATCCGCTGATAAGATTCCGGAACTTTGTAAGCTTAATGAAGTAAAGTATATAGAAAAATATCCGAATTTACGATTTGACTAA
- a CDS encoding tRNA 2-thiocytidine biosynthesis TtcA family protein, with amino-acid sequence MIQEGDRIAVGVSGGKDSLALLVLLKQLQSFFPAKFELEAVTLTMGIGEFDLTPVKELCKSIGVNYTIEETVIGKIVFEARDETNPCSLCANLKRGALHNVAKRLDCNKVALAHHRDDVIETFLLSTLYAGKFQTFSPVTYLKRKELYLIRPMIYIEEKHVKEYIKANNLVTVPSPCHVDGKTKRQYIKELLMEMHKENRNIKNNIFGAIKRSGIDEW; translated from the coding sequence ATGATACAAGAAGGTGATAGGATAGCTGTTGGTGTATCAGGAGGAAAAGACAGCCTTGCCCTTTTGGTATTACTAAAACAATTGCAAAGTTTCTTTCCTGCTAAATTCGAGCTTGAGGCAGTTACACTGACTATGGGTATAGGAGAATTTGACCTGACTCCAGTCAAAGAACTTTGTAAAAGCATTGGCGTTAATTATACAATTGAGGAAACCGTTATCGGAAAAATTGTCTTTGAAGCAAGGGATGAAACTAATCCCTGCTCACTCTGTGCCAACCTAAAAAGAGGAGCTCTTCATAATGTTGCCAAAAGGCTAGATTGTAATAAAGTAGCCCTGGCACATCACAGAGATGACGTTATTGAGACTTTTTTACTCAGTACACTATATGCAGGTAAATTTCAAACTTTTTCACCTGTGACTTATCTGAAGCGGAAAGAACTATATTTGATCCGCCCAATGATTTATATTGAGGAAAAGCATGTAAAGGAGTATATTAAGGCTAATAATCTGGTAACCGTGCCAAGTCCATGCCATGTAGATGGCAAAACCAAACGTCAGTATATAAAAGAACTTTTAATGGAAATGCACAAAGAAAACCGAAATATTAAAAATAACATTTTTGGCGCCATAAAGCGTTCAGGAATAGATGAATGGTAA
- a CDS encoding phosphodiester glycosidase family protein, translating to MKYIRKTLSIMLIITVLLSMSFSTAFAETNSIIYETSTTETITSGVTHEKITRFMDKGWLSINVLRVDLNNENVRVNTLTNTDSIQKLTNVKVLTESRGAVAAINASFFNWMKQSGYAYPDGPVVQSGKIISSDREYNRYNDSMGTFSISNLNEAMFNFWKTNMEIVAPNGLSATVFKFNKENIDNYNTMAIYDRKWSLNSPGATPDRPNLVEMVVNQNAVVEIRRGMPSVEIPENGYVLVANGTNADFLVNNFKVGDLATLNISTTPEWSTTNMAVTGSAILVKDGSIPSKFSYVSSDTNGKAPRTAVGSTKSGKELLLVTVDGRQNSSLGMTLTEMANLMISLGAYNALNLDGGGSTTMAVREPGSNAINIVNSPSDGSPRKVSTAIGIFSAFPTGALDGFVIDTIDTNVFVNTSRKFTLVGYDKYFNPVEIGEEDVKWSVKGIKGDFKGNTFYPQSEGEGTITATIGDLSSSIEVRVLGNPSKLILGTKTLNIVKGNTYTFKVQGTDRNGYTTSINPADVNWSVNGDIGKMSDSVFTATNKGVGTIDAYIGDTHAYCAVSVGEELSSVIDNFESSNGTFASSPSGTPGAYEISDEAKIQGNTSGKLTYDFTKLEGTRAAYIVFPDKGIDLNKNVTKIGVWVYNPKESTNWLRTEVYDSNGKKNILEFTNNMNWTGWRFVETSLANISLPAKLTRLYTVQVNPVPESGDIYLDDLTIKTSSFPAIDKSKIPQDKVAADESNKQVDFKESNTSFKFNVFSLNGEPTNLLGRILQTRLADKSGSDVKTVAILSSASNSLSKIVKKPIITADSGYKSVDISGSRLIQLNTSNKGLRTSATGQWQWFLDQLNSFKGKNVFILMKNSPESFSDSLEANLFKKVLKDYKEKTGNNIWLFYNDNTNESFMENGIRYSSLTELNLNSLNPVSAVNSKYIEVIVKDNIPTFQYKSVTQ from the coding sequence ATGAAATACATAAGAAAAACGCTCTCAATTATGCTTATCATTACAGTTTTGCTAAGTATGTCATTTAGCACTGCTTTTGCTGAAACGAATAGTATAATTTATGAAACTTCTACTACAGAAACTATAACTTCTGGAGTAACCCATGAAAAAATCACTAGATTTATGGATAAAGGTTGGCTTAGCATCAATGTTCTGAGAGTTGATCTCAACAATGAAAATGTAAGGGTTAATACATTGACAAACACAGATTCAATACAGAAGCTCACTAATGTTAAGGTCCTTACTGAATCTCGTGGTGCTGTAGCTGCTATAAATGCGAGCTTCTTCAACTGGATGAAACAATCAGGTTATGCTTATCCTGACGGACCGGTTGTTCAATCAGGGAAAATTATATCTTCCGATAGGGAGTATAATAGGTACAATGACTCAATGGGTACATTTTCTATCAGTAACCTTAACGAAGCCATGTTCAACTTCTGGAAAACCAACATGGAAATAGTTGCCCCCAATGGCTTATCCGCTACTGTTTTTAAATTTAACAAAGAAAATATCGACAATTATAATACTATGGCCATTTATGACAGGAAGTGGTCCTTGAATTCTCCTGGTGCTACTCCTGATCGTCCAAATCTTGTAGAAATGGTTGTTAATCAAAATGCTGTAGTAGAAATTCGCCGTGGAATGCCATCGGTCGAAATACCAGAAAACGGCTATGTATTAGTTGCAAATGGAACCAATGCTGATTTCCTCGTAAATAATTTCAAAGTTGGTGACCTAGCAACTCTTAACATATCAACAACTCCTGAATGGAGCACAACGAACATGGCTGTTACAGGAAGTGCCATATTAGTAAAAGACGGAAGCATTCCTTCTAAATTTTCTTATGTTTCCAGTGATACAAACGGTAAGGCTCCAAGAACAGCTGTAGGAAGTACTAAGTCCGGTAAAGAATTGCTTCTTGTTACTGTGGACGGAAGGCAAAACTCAAGTTTAGGAATGACCCTGACTGAAATGGCTAATTTGATGATAAGCCTTGGTGCATATAACGCCTTAAATCTCGATGGTGGCGGTTCCACAACAATGGCCGTAAGAGAACCAGGTTCAAACGCAATAAATATAGTTAACAGTCCATCCGATGGATCCCCCAGAAAAGTATCTACTGCTATTGGAATATTTTCTGCATTTCCAACCGGGGCACTTGATGGATTTGTTATTGACACCATAGATACAAATGTATTTGTAAATACGTCCAGAAAATTTACTTTAGTTGGCTATGATAAATACTTCAATCCGGTTGAAATTGGTGAAGAAGATGTTAAGTGGAGTGTTAAAGGCATAAAGGGCGACTTTAAAGGCAATACATTTTACCCCCAAAGTGAAGGTGAAGGTACTATTACAGCAACTATTGGAGACCTTTCATCCTCTATAGAAGTCAGAGTACTTGGCAACCCCAGCAAACTTATTTTGGGCACTAAGACTTTGAACATTGTAAAAGGCAACACATACACCTTTAAAGTTCAAGGAACCGACAGAAACGGGTACACTACGTCTATAAATCCAGCAGATGTGAATTGGTCGGTCAATGGTGATATAGGCAAAATGTCTGATTCTGTATTTACTGCAACAAATAAAGGCGTGGGGACAATTGATGCCTATATTGGTGATACACACGCTTACTGTGCTGTTTCAGTAGGTGAAGAGCTCTCAAGTGTTATAGACAATTTTGAATCCTCAAATGGAACATTTGCTTCATCCCCTTCAGGTACTCCCGGAGCTTATGAAATATCAGATGAAGCTAAAATTCAAGGTAATACTTCCGGAAAATTAACATACGACTTTACAAAACTCGAAGGTACCAGAGCTGCCTACATTGTATTCCCTGACAAAGGTATAGACCTTAATAAAAATGTAACCAAAATAGGCGTTTGGGTTTACAATCCAAAAGAAAGCACAAACTGGCTCCGCACTGAAGTATATGATTCGAACGGTAAAAAGAACATATTGGAATTTACCAATAATATGAATTGGACTGGTTGGAGATTCGTCGAAACTTCTCTTGCCAACATCAGTTTGCCTGCAAAGCTAACCAGACTTTATACAGTCCAGGTTAATCCTGTTCCTGAATCAGGTGATATTTACTTAGATGATTTAACTATTAAAACCTCTTCATTCCCTGCAATTGACAAAAGCAAAATACCACAGGATAAAGTAGCTGCTGATGAATCCAATAAGCAGGTAGACTTCAAGGAATCAAACACTTCGTTTAAATTTAATGTATTCAGCCTAAATGGTGAGCCAACAAACCTGCTTGGAAGAATTCTTCAAACAAGATTAGCCGACAAGTCAGGTTCAGATGTTAAAACGGTAGCAATATTATCAAGTGCAAGCAATAGCCTCTCTAAAATAGTTAAAAAACCTATAATTACAGCCGATTCAGGGTATAAAAGCGTTGATATATCCGGTAGCAGACTAATTCAACTCAACACTTCAAACAAAGGACTTCGAACCAGTGCAACAGGCCAATGGCAATGGTTTTTAGACCAACTCAACAGCTTCAAAGGGAAAAATGTGTTCATTCTTATGAAGAACTCTCCAGAAAGCTTTAGTGACAGTTTAGAAGCCAACTTATTTAAAAAAGTACTTAAAGACTATAAAGAAAAGACCGGAAACAACATCTGGCTGTTCTATAACGACAATACAAACGAAAGTTTTATGGAAAACGGTATAAGATATTCTAGTCTGACAGAATTAAACCTTAATAGCTTGAATCCTGTTAGTGCTGTAAACTCAAAATATATCGAAGTAATAGTAAAAGATAATATTCCAACTTTCCAATATAAATCTGTAACTCAATAA
- the galU gene encoding UTP--glucose-1-phosphate uridylyltransferase GalU, with the protein MKVRKAIIPAAGLGTRFLPATKAQPKEMLPIVDKPTIQYIVEEAINSGIEDIIIISGRNKRAIEDHFDKSYELEQELQRKGDEELLSLVRDISNLANIHYIRQKEAKGLGHAIYCAKSFIGNEPFAVLLGDDVVDSDVPCLKQMIDIYDEYKTTVLGVQPVSDEDVSKYGIVSCKLVDNRVYKVKDLVEKPDKDNAPSNIAILGRYIITPLIFDYLENATPGKGGEIQLTDALKSLIGKEAMYAYDFVGKRYDVGNKLGFLQATVEFALKREDLNEEFTKYLKEKICEIK; encoded by the coding sequence TTGAAAGTACGTAAGGCAATAATTCCAGCAGCAGGCCTGGGGACTAGATTTTTACCTGCAACTAAAGCCCAACCTAAGGAAATGTTACCTATAGTTGATAAGCCAACTATTCAATACATAGTTGAGGAGGCAATAAATTCAGGTATTGAAGACATAATTATAATTTCTGGAAGAAACAAGAGAGCAATTGAGGACCACTTTGACAAATCCTATGAACTTGAGCAGGAACTTCAAAGAAAGGGAGATGAAGAACTTCTCAGTCTTGTTAGAGATATATCAAACCTTGCAAATATTCACTATATAAGGCAGAAGGAAGCAAAAGGGTTAGGACATGCTATTTACTGTGCTAAATCTTTTATTGGAAACGAGCCGTTCGCGGTGCTGCTTGGTGATGATGTTGTAGATTCGGATGTTCCATGTCTCAAGCAGATGATAGATATCTACGATGAATATAAGACAACAGTGCTTGGCGTTCAGCCTGTTAGTGATGAAGATGTATCGAAGTACGGAATTGTGAGCTGCAAGTTGGTAGACAACAGGGTTTACAAGGTTAAGGATCTTGTTGAAAAACCGGATAAGGATAATGCTCCCTCAAATATTGCTATACTGGGTAGGTATATAATCACTCCATTGATCTTTGATTATCTTGAAAATGCGACACCTGGAAAAGGTGGAGAAATTCAGCTGACTGATGCACTTAAGAGTCTCATTGGCAAGGAAGCAATGTATGCTTATGATTTTGTTGGCAAGAGATATGACGTTGGTAACAAGCTTGGATTTTTACAGGCTACAGTTGAATTTGCTTTAAAGAGGGAAGACCTCAATGAAGAGTTTACAAAGTATTTGAAAGAAAAAATTTGCGAAATTAAATAA
- a CDS encoding YihY/virulence factor BrkB family protein yields the protein MIQEKKRARLINVVKDLYFRFNDDDVPALASQLAYYFILAIFPFLIFLINLVSLTPITSEQALNDLSKIIPTAVYDIIRGVIGQVAQTNRETFLSFSMAATLWVSSNGMNAVVKSLNKAYDQHETRAFWKVRGLSIIATIAFAFTILFSFILLILGEIIGRNVFIFLGFSNSFKMLWPYIRFIIPVLIMFIVFTLLYRYMPNRRMKYYEVFAGSLFSSFGWFITSILFSLYVNNFSNYSSTYGSIGGIILLIIWLYWISIIILLGGELNASLAYNRIEHKK from the coding sequence GTGATTCAAGAAAAAAAACGTGCAAGACTGATAAATGTGGTTAAAGACTTGTATTTCAGATTTAATGACGATGATGTACCTGCTTTAGCTTCTCAACTTGCTTATTACTTTATTCTTGCAATTTTCCCATTTTTAATTTTTTTAATCAATCTTGTAAGCTTAACCCCCATAACAAGTGAGCAGGCTCTAAACGACCTCTCAAAAATAATACCCACAGCGGTATATGATATAATCAGAGGTGTTATTGGTCAGGTAGCACAAACCAACCGTGAGACCTTTCTGTCCTTTAGTATGGCAGCCACACTTTGGGTTTCCTCAAATGGTATGAACGCCGTTGTAAAAAGCCTGAATAAAGCATATGACCAACATGAAACCAGGGCATTTTGGAAAGTGCGAGGATTATCAATAATTGCAACCATAGCTTTTGCATTTACTATTCTATTTTCTTTCATACTCCTGATTTTAGGCGAAATAATTGGTAGAAATGTGTTCATTTTCTTAGGGTTTTCAAACAGCTTTAAAATGCTTTGGCCATATATTCGTTTCATAATTCCTGTTTTGATAATGTTTATTGTCTTCACTTTATTATACCGCTATATGCCCAATAGACGTATGAAGTATTATGAAGTATTTGCAGGTTCACTGTTTTCATCTTTTGGTTGGTTCATTACATCAATTTTATTCTCTCTATATGTTAATAACTTTTCAAACTATTCAAGCACATATGGAAGTATAGGGGGAATCATACTTTTAATTATCTGGCTCTATTGGATAAGTATAATAATACTTTTAGGCGGAGAATTAAACGCGTCTTTAGCCTATAACCGTATAGAGCATAAAAAATAA
- the rpsR gene encoding 30S ribosomal protein S18 codes for MPNPRKDRNSRDNYDKGDAKGPSRMRRAKKKICAFCVDKVTDIDYKDVSKLKKYVSERGKILPRRISGNCAKHQRQMTVAVKRARHIALLPYTSD; via the coding sequence ATGCCAAATCCAAGAAAAGATAGAAACAGCAGAGACAATTACGACAAAGGTGATGCAAAAGGACCTTCAAGAATGAGAAGGGCAAAGAAAAAGATTTGTGCTTTCTGCGTAGATAAGGTAACTGATATAGATTATAAAGATGTATCAAAACTTAAGAAATATGTTTCAGAAAGAGGTAAAATCTTACCTAGAAGAATATCTGGAAACTGCGCAAAACATCAACGTCAAATGACAGTTGCTGTAAAAAGAGCAAGACATATCGCATTGCTTCCATATACTTCTGACTGA
- a CDS encoding single-stranded DNA-binding protein: MNKVILMGRLTKDPELRYTTNNNTAVCSFTLAVDKGFAKQGEERQADFIPIVAWDKLADFCSKYFAKGRQVAIVGRIQTRTWDDNEGKKHYVTEVVANEAYFADSKRNDGPEKPQSQQPAQSSDGFYPLEEDDELPF; this comes from the coding sequence ATGAATAAGGTTATTTTGATGGGAAGACTAACCAAAGATCCTGAATTAAGGTATACAACTAATAATAATACTGCTGTATGTAGCTTTACATTGGCGGTTGATAAGGGCTTTGCAAAGCAGGGAGAGGAAAGACAGGCTGATTTTATTCCTATCGTTGCATGGGACAAACTGGCTGATTTTTGCTCAAAGTATTTTGCAAAAGGTCGTCAAGTTGCGATTGTAGGTAGAATACAGACAAGGACTTGGGATGATAATGAAGGCAAAAAGCATTATGTAACAGAAGTAGTTGCTAATGAAGCCTATTTTGCCGACAGCAAAAGAAATGATGGTCCTGAGAAACCTCAGAGTCAGCAGCCAGCTCAGTCATCTGATGGCTTTTATCCTTTAGAAGAAGATGACGAATTGCCATTTTAG
- the rpsF gene encoding 30S ribosomal protein S6, which yields MVMKYETIFIVSPEVNEDDTKAIIEKMKGLVETSAQLESIDEWGKRKLAYPINDFNEGYYVLINFSSETNFPHELERVYKITDGIIKDIIIKKDN from the coding sequence ATGGTAATGAAATATGAAACTATTTTTATCGTTAGTCCAGAAGTAAATGAAGATGATACAAAAGCCATTATTGAAAAAATGAAGGGTTTGGTTGAAACTTCAGCTCAATTGGAAAGTATTGACGAGTGGGGTAAAAGGAAACTTGCATACCCTATAAACGATTTCAATGAAGGATATTATGTGTTAATAAACTTCAGTTCTGAAACAAATTTCCCTCATGAACTTGAAAGAGTATATAAGATAACCGACGGAATTATTAAAGACATCATTATTAAAAAGGATAATTAA
- a CDS encoding sensor domain-containing diguanylate cyclase produces MFKKSPIKKNINPFYLIIVSIVCSIALGLPTFIIFDWYKGWYNTWSQTAELPLKNYMDLIHFATTFIVVLYTIIFFISGILFNKLAQQHTQTKELKNFKNFTDSLHRATHEIEVYETLYNYIRNMHLVNQITLFYRNDRSSTDVLWQRITNERMPLCTMEPRNCPLIKYGRECSVKNIATDITCAYQLTEHKAGSYVCLPITINNQTLGILQLYSRTRYFFNEVVTSKIKSYIEVAKPIISSKRAMQQLNMKAYTDKLTKLYNRNFLETYLENQIEATNLSNENLSVIMMDIDHFKNVNDKHGHTVGDAVLVVFAQVILRCIRKTDLVARYGGEEFIAILPATDTKTAVGIAERIRETIATESMPKLNDTVVPGITCSLGVATYPIHANTKNNIIKVADIALYKAKQGGRNRVEIYNTDSDFNILIKE; encoded by the coding sequence GTGTTCAAAAAGTCACCTATTAAAAAAAATATAAACCCATTTTACCTAATAATTGTTTCAATAGTCTGCAGTATAGCTTTAGGTTTGCCTACATTTATTATTTTTGATTGGTATAAAGGTTGGTATAACACTTGGTCACAAACCGCTGAACTGCCCTTAAAAAATTATATGGATTTAATTCACTTTGCTACAACATTTATTGTAGTTTTATATACTATTATTTTCTTTATTTCTGGAATACTTTTTAACAAACTAGCGCAACAGCATACTCAAACCAAAGAATTGAAAAACTTCAAAAACTTCACGGACTCGCTCCATCGAGCAACACATGAAATTGAAGTATATGAGACTTTGTATAATTATATACGTAATATGCACCTGGTTAACCAAATAACTTTATTTTACAGGAACGACCGGTCATCTACCGATGTTTTGTGGCAGAGAATAACCAATGAGAGAATGCCTCTTTGTACTATGGAGCCAAGAAACTGTCCTCTAATTAAATATGGACGGGAATGTAGCGTAAAAAATATAGCTACAGATATAACATGTGCATATCAACTTACCGAACATAAAGCAGGAAGCTATGTTTGCCTGCCTATAACTATCAACAATCAAACTTTAGGGATACTACAGCTTTATTCAAGGACAAGATACTTCTTTAATGAAGTAGTGACTTCTAAAATAAAGTCTTATATAGAAGTAGCTAAGCCTATAATCAGCAGTAAACGCGCTATGCAGCAGCTTAACATGAAAGCTTATACAGATAAGCTTACTAAGTTGTATAACAGGAATTTCCTTGAAACATATCTGGAAAACCAAATAGAAGCTACAAACCTGTCAAATGAGAACTTAAGTGTCATTATGATGGATATCGACCACTTCAAGAATGTAAACGACAAACATGGCCATACTGTTGGTGATGCTGTTTTAGTGGTATTTGCACAGGTCATACTACGATGTATTAGAAAGACGGACCTTGTAGCAAGATATGGTGGTGAAGAATTTATTGCCATCCTACCTGCTACCGATACAAAAACTGCCGTAGGAATAGCAGAACGTATTAGAGAAACTATTGCAACTGAGTCTATGCCCAAATTAAATGATACTGTAGTGCCAGGTATAACCTGTAGCCTTGGTGTTGCAACCTACCCTATTCATGCAAATACTAAGAACAATATTATAAAAGTTGCCGATATTGCCTTATACAAGGCAAAGCAGGGTGGAAGAAACCGGGTAGAAATATACAATACTGATTCAGATTTTAATATACTTATTAAGGAATAA